Proteins co-encoded in one Sulfuricystis thermophila genomic window:
- the pgi gene encoding glucose-6-phosphate isomerase — MTPILNTPAWKHVERHAHGLRDVHLRDLFAHDPTRFARLSVRWKDWLLDLSKQRITPDTLPLLADLWHAADVPGWIARMRAGEPINHTENRAVLHIALRNLGPDAAPIRVAGQDVMPDVLAVLEKMRRFCTAVHAGQWRGATGEPITDVVNIGIGGSDLGPRMATQALAAFRMPHLRVHYVANLDGADLATTLAGLDPRTTLFIIASKTFTTQETMQNAVSARNWLSGALGAAAVGRHFVAVSTALDKVAAFGIDPQNAFAFWGWVGGRFSLWSAIGLPLALAIGFERFEALLAGARAMDEHFFTAPPLENLPALLALIELWNADFIGLQTRALLPYSQSLGLLPRYLQQLEMESLGKQIDRDGKPVGCPTLPIVWGEPGTNGQHAFYQLLHQGGRALSCEFIVCRTPDYPLPGHHEKLLANCFAQSAALMKGKTEAEARAELLAAGAPAPDFLAPYKIFPGNQPSTTLLLPRLDPFTLGALIAMYEHKVFTLGVLWHLDAFDQWGVEYGKQIANSLLPMIEGKAEIEGVDSSTAGLIAACRP; from the coding sequence ATGACGCCGATCCTGAACACCCCCGCCTGGAAGCATGTCGAGCGCCATGCGCATGGGCTGCGCGACGTACATCTGCGCGACCTGTTCGCGCATGACCCGACGCGCTTCGCGCGCTTGTCGGTGCGCTGGAAGGACTGGCTGCTCGATCTGTCCAAGCAGCGCATCACACCGGATACGCTGCCACTCCTCGCCGATCTGTGGCATGCCGCCGACGTGCCGGGCTGGATTGCCAGGATGCGCGCTGGAGAGCCGATCAACCACACCGAGAACCGCGCGGTGTTGCACATCGCCCTGCGCAATCTCGGACCGGATGCGGCACCGATCCGTGTCGCCGGCCAAGACGTGATGCCCGATGTGCTCGCGGTGCTGGAGAAGATGCGCAGGTTCTGCACCGCCGTGCATGCCGGTCAATGGCGCGGCGCCACCGGCGAGCCGATCACCGATGTGGTGAATATCGGCATCGGCGGTTCCGATCTCGGTCCGCGCATGGCGACGCAGGCGCTTGCCGCCTTTCGCATGCCGCATCTGCGTGTGCATTACGTCGCCAACCTCGATGGCGCCGATCTGGCCACGACGCTGGCCGGTCTCGATCCGCGCACCACGCTGTTCATCATTGCCAGCAAGACTTTCACGACCCAGGAGACGATGCAGAACGCCGTTTCGGCGCGCAACTGGCTCAGCGGCGCGTTGGGCGCTGCGGCGGTGGGGCGCCACTTCGTCGCGGTGTCGACCGCGCTCGACAAGGTGGCTGCCTTCGGCATCGATCCACAGAATGCCTTTGCATTCTGGGGCTGGGTCGGCGGACGCTTCTCGCTGTGGTCGGCGATCGGTCTGCCGTTGGCGCTGGCGATCGGCTTCGAGCGCTTCGAAGCGCTGCTGGCCGGCGCGCGGGCGATGGACGAGCACTTCTTCACCGCGCCGCCGCTCGAAAACCTGCCGGCGCTGTTGGCGCTGATCGAGTTGTGGAATGCCGATTTCATCGGCCTGCAGACGCGCGCGCTGCTGCCCTACAGCCAGTCGCTCGGTTTGTTGCCGCGCTATCTGCAACAGCTCGAGATGGAAAGCCTCGGCAAGCAGATCGACCGCGACGGCAAGCCGGTCGGCTGCCCGACGCTGCCGATCGTCTGGGGCGAGCCGGGTACCAACGGCCAGCATGCCTTCTATCAGCTCCTGCATCAGGGCGGACGCGCGCTCTCCTGCGAGTTCATCGTCTGTCGCACGCCCGACTATCCGCTCCCCGGCCATCACGAGAAGCTGCTCGCCAACTGCTTCGCGCAGAGCGCCGCGCTGATGAAGGGCAAGACCGAAGCCGAGGCACGCGCGGAGCTCTTGGCCGCCGGCGCCCCCGCGCCCGACTTCCTGGCGCCTTACAAGATCTTCCCCGGCAATCAGCCTTCGACGACGCTCTTGCTGCCGCGGCTCGATCCCTTCACCCTCGGCGCGCTGATCGCGATGTACGAGCACAAGGTGTTTACGCTCGGCGTGCTCTGGCATCTCGACGCTTTCGACCAGTGGGGTGTCGAGTATGGCAAGCAGATCGCCAATTCCCTGTTGCCGATGATCGAGGGCAAGGCAGAGATCGAGGGTGTCGACAGCTCCACCGCGGGCCTGATCGCCGCATGCCGGCCATGA
- the glgA gene encoding glycogen synthase GlgA — MKILFVTPEIAPWVKTGGLGDVAAALPPALVQAGCDVRVLVPHYPALAAAFPDARPVIRLPAFGGQLPASELFLVQAAGTPSLLLLDCPALFDRPGNPYLGPEGRDWLDNHLRFGLLSRVAARLAGNASPLDWRPDILHCNDWQTGLGPYYLRFYEPGGAASVMTIHNLAFQGVFAAQRLDDLGLTGKDWHIDGVEYYGHLSFLKAGLRHADWLTTVSPTYAREIQSEAEGMGLAGLLRSRAAQLTGILNGIDTEVWNPATDIHLPAHYDREHLAGKAQCKRAVQRELGLAEHDDRPLFGVVSRLTHQKGLDLVAAIGDALVALAAQLVVLGSGDKTLEEAFAALAERHPGQVAVRIGFSEPLAHRIEAGADCFLMPSRFEPCGLNQMYSLAYGTPPLVRATGGLADTVTDCTPETLAAGSANGFVCGPATAEALFDTVCRAVACWQDEQNWRALQQNGMGCDFGWAQPAQRYLDLYRSLRPQ; from the coding sequence ATGAAGATCCTGTTCGTCACTCCCGAGATCGCCCCCTGGGTCAAGACCGGCGGCCTGGGCGACGTCGCGGCGGCGCTGCCCCCCGCGCTGGTGCAGGCCGGCTGCGACGTGCGTGTGCTGGTGCCGCACTATCCGGCGCTCGCCGCGGCGTTTCCCGATGCACGGCCGGTCATCCGTCTGCCTGCATTCGGCGGCCAGCTGCCGGCCTCAGAGCTGTTCCTCGTGCAAGCTGCCGGCACTCCATCGCTCTTGCTGCTCGATTGCCCCGCGCTCTTCGACCGGCCGGGCAATCCTTATCTCGGTCCCGAGGGCCGCGACTGGCTCGACAACCATCTGCGCTTCGGGCTGCTTTCGAGGGTTGCGGCGCGGCTGGCCGGCAATGCCTCGCCGCTCGACTGGCGTCCCGACATCCTCCACTGCAACGACTGGCAGACCGGGCTTGGGCCTTACTATCTGCGTTTTTACGAGCCGGGCGGTGCCGCCTCGGTGATGACGATCCACAACCTCGCCTTCCAGGGAGTATTTGCCGCCCAGCGGCTCGACGATCTTGGGCTGACGGGCAAGGACTGGCACATCGACGGCGTCGAGTATTACGGCCATCTGTCCTTTCTCAAGGCCGGCCTGCGCCATGCCGACTGGCTCACGACCGTGAGTCCGACCTATGCACGCGAGATCCAGAGCGAAGCGGAAGGCATGGGGCTAGCGGGCCTCCTGCGCAGCCGCGCTGCACAGCTCACGGGCATCCTCAACGGCATCGATACCGAAGTCTGGAATCCGGCGACCGATATCCACCTGCCGGCGCATTACGACCGCGAACATCTCGCCGGCAAGGCGCAATGCAAGCGCGCTGTGCAACGCGAACTCGGCCTGGCGGAACACGATGATCGCCCGCTCTTTGGCGTGGTGAGCCGGCTGACGCATCAGAAGGGCCTCGATCTGGTGGCCGCGATCGGGGATGCCCTCGTCGCCCTAGCGGCGCAACTGGTCGTGCTGGGCAGCGGCGACAAGACGCTGGAAGAGGCCTTCGCCGCGCTGGCGGAGCGCCATCCGGGCCAGGTCGCGGTGCGCATCGGCTTCAGTGAGCCTCTCGCGCATCGTATCGAGGCGGGCGCGGACTGTTTCCTGATGCCCTCGCGTTTCGAGCCCTGCGGCCTGAATCAGATGTACAGCCTCGCCTATGGCACACCCCCCCTGGTGCGCGCCACCGGCGGACTGGCCGACACGGTGACCGATTGCACGCCCGAAACACTCGCTGCGGGCAGCGCGAACGGTTTCGTCTGCGGGCCGGCGACGGCCGAGGCGTTGTTCGATACGGTGTGCCGTGCGGTCGCCTGCTGGCAAGATGAGCAGAACTGGCGCGCATTGCAGCAAAACGGCATGGGATGCGACTTCGGCTGGGCACAGCCGGCGCAACGGTATCTCGATCTCTATCGGAGCCTGCGTCCGCAATGA
- a CDS encoding dihydrofolate reductase: MIVIVAAVAKNGVIGKENALPWRLPEDMAHFKALTLGHTVIMGRKTWESLPPKFRPLPNRRNVVVTRNVDYAAPGAEVVHSLDEAVKLGAGGTAFVIGGAELYAHALPLADRLELTEIDADIEGDAYFPALDRAEWREIGRVAGRSANGLAYAFVTYERTQST, translated from the coding sequence ATGATCGTCATTGTCGCCGCCGTGGCGAAAAACGGCGTGATCGGCAAAGAGAATGCCTTGCCTTGGCGTCTGCCGGAAGACATGGCGCATTTCAAGGCGCTCACCCTGGGACACACGGTGATCATGGGCCGCAAGACCTGGGAATCGCTGCCGCCGAAGTTCCGGCCGCTGCCGAACCGGCGCAACGTCGTCGTCACGCGCAACGTCGACTATGCGGCGCCCGGCGCGGAGGTCGTCCATTCGCTGGATGAAGCCGTGAAACTCGGCGCTGGCGGGACGGCATTCGTGATCGGCGGCGCCGAGCTCTACGCTCATGCCCTGCCGCTCGCCGATCGGCTGGAGCTCACCGAGATCGATGCCGACATCGAAGGCGATGCGTACTTTCCTGCCCTCGACCGTGCCGAATGGCGCGAGATAGGGCGTGTCGCTGGCCGCTCGGCAAACGGACTGGCTTACGCCTTCGTCACTTACGAGCGGACACAGTCGACGTAA
- a CDS encoding arginine/lysine/ornithine decarboxylase produces MRFHFPVIIIDEDFRSENASGLGIRVLAEAIEKEGLDVLGVTSYGDLASFAQQQSRASAFILSIDDEELANEAEKTIAELRAFVSEIRFRNAEIPIFLHGETRTSRHIPNDVLRELHGFIHMYEDTPEFIARYVVREARAYLDALPPPFFRALTHYAADGSYSWHCPGHSGGVAFLKSPVGQMFHQFFGENMLRADVCNAVEELGQLLDHTGPVAASERNAARIFNADHLYFVTNGTSTSNKIVWHSTVAPGDVVIVDRNCHKSVLHAIIMTGAIPVFLMPTRNNYGIIGPIPKSEFEWKNIQKKIAAHPFASQVEGKPRVLTITQSTYDGILYNVEEIKEMLDGKIDTLHFDEAWLPHAAFHEFYGDYHAIGANRPRCKESMVFSTQSTHKLLAGLSQASQILVQDAEHHKLDRDVFNEAYLMHTSTSPQYAIIASCDVAAAMMEEPGGTALVEESIKEALDFRRAMRKVEKEFGSDWWFTVWGPKDLSEEGIEEREAWMLKPGERWHGFGKLAKGFNLLDPIKATVITPGLDVDGDFADWGIPAAIVTKYLAEHGVIVEKCGLYSFFIMFTIGITKGRWNTMVTELQQFKDDFDKNQPLWKVLPEFVAKYPRYERIGLKDLCAQIHGVYKANDIARLTTEMYLSDMVPAMRPADAFAKMAHREIERVPIDALEGRITAVLLTPYPPGIPLLIPGERFNATIVRYLKFAREFNARFPGFETDIHGLVKENGNGYYVDCVRS; encoded by the coding sequence ATGCGTTTTCATTTTCCGGTCATCATCATCGACGAGGACTTCCGCTCGGAGAACGCCTCGGGGCTCGGTATCCGCGTGTTGGCCGAGGCGATCGAAAAAGAGGGGCTCGATGTGCTCGGCGTCACCAGTTATGGTGATCTCGCCTCCTTCGCCCAGCAGCAGAGCCGCGCCTCGGCCTTCATCCTGTCGATCGACGACGAGGAGCTCGCCAACGAGGCGGAGAAAACCATCGCCGAACTGAGAGCCTTCGTCTCCGAGATCCGCTTCCGCAACGCCGAGATTCCGATCTTCCTGCATGGCGAGACGCGCACCTCACGGCACATTCCGAACGACGTGCTGCGAGAGCTCCACGGCTTCATCCACATGTATGAGGACACGCCGGAGTTCATCGCCCGCTATGTGGTGCGCGAGGCGCGCGCCTACCTCGACGCGCTGCCGCCGCCCTTCTTCCGCGCACTGACGCACTATGCCGCCGACGGCTCCTATTCCTGGCACTGTCCTGGCCACTCTGGCGGCGTCGCCTTCCTGAAATCGCCGGTCGGTCAGATGTTCCACCAGTTCTTCGGCGAGAACATGCTCAGGGCCGATGTCTGCAATGCCGTCGAGGAGCTCGGCCAGCTGCTCGACCACACCGGTCCGGTGGCGGCCTCCGAGCGCAACGCGGCGCGTATCTTCAATGCCGACCATCTTTATTTCGTCACCAACGGCACCTCGACCTCGAACAAGATCGTCTGGCACTCGACCGTCGCCCCCGGCGACGTGGTGATCGTCGACCGCAACTGTCACAAGTCGGTGCTCCATGCGATCATCATGACCGGGGCGATCCCCGTGTTCCTGATGCCGACGCGCAACAACTACGGCATCATCGGGCCGATCCCGAAGAGCGAGTTCGAATGGAAGAATATCCAGAAGAAGATCGCCGCCCACCCGTTCGCTTCGCAGGTCGAGGGCAAGCCGCGGGTGCTGACGATCACCCAGAGCACCTACGACGGCATCCTCTACAACGTCGAGGAGATCAAGGAAATGCTTGACGGCAAGATCGACACGCTGCACTTCGACGAGGCGTGGCTGCCACACGCCGCCTTCCACGAGTTCTATGGCGACTATCACGCGATCGGCGCCAATCGTCCGCGCTGCAAGGAGTCGATGGTGTTCTCCACCCAATCGACGCACAAGCTGCTCGCCGGCCTCTCGCAGGCTTCGCAAATCCTCGTCCAGGACGCCGAACACCACAAGCTCGACCGCGACGTCTTCAACGAAGCCTATCTGATGCACACCTCGACCTCGCCGCAATACGCGATCATCGCTTCCTGCGATGTCGCCGCGGCGATGATGGAAGAGCCCGGCGGCACCGCCCTGGTCGAGGAATCGATCAAAGAGGCGCTCGATTTCCGCCGCGCGATGCGTAAGGTGGAAAAAGAATTCGGTAGCGACTGGTGGTTTACCGTCTGGGGACCGAAAGACCTCTCCGAGGAAGGCATTGAGGAACGCGAAGCCTGGATGCTCAAACCCGGCGAGCGCTGGCATGGCTTCGGCAAGCTCGCCAAGGGCTTCAACCTGCTCGACCCGATCAAGGCCACGGTGATCACGCCGGGGCTCGATGTCGATGGCGATTTCGCCGACTGGGGCATTCCTGCGGCGATCGTCACCAAGTATCTCGCCGAACATGGCGTGATCGTCGAGAAGTGCGGCCTCTATTCATTCTTCATCATGTTCACCATCGGCATCACCAAGGGCCGCTGGAACACGATGGTGACCGAGCTGCAGCAATTCAAGGATGATTTCGACAAGAACCAGCCACTGTGGAAAGTGCTGCCCGAGTTCGTCGCCAAATATCCGCGCTACGAGCGCATCGGTCTCAAGGACCTCTGCGCGCAAATCCATGGCGTCTACAAGGCCAACGACATTGCCCGACTGACCACCGAGATGTATCTGTCCGACATGGTACCGGCAATGCGCCCGGCCGATGCTTTCGCCAAGATGGCGCACCGCGAGATCGAGCGCGTGCCGATCGACGCGCTCGAAGGTCGCATCACTGCGGTGCTGCTCACGCCCTATCCGCCGGGCATTCCCCTCTTGATCCCGGGCGAACGCTTCAACGCGACGATCGTGCGCTACCTGAAATTCGCCCGCGAGTTCAATGCCCGTTTCCCCGGTTTCGAGACCGACATCCACGGCCTCGTCAAGGAAAACGGCAACGGCTATTACGTCGACTGTGTCCGCTCGTAA
- the dcd gene encoding dCTP deaminase yields MAIKSDKWIRRMAREYGMIEPFSPELVREVDGQKIVSYGTSSYGYDIRCADEFRVFTNINHTIVDPKAFDPDSFVEVSGKGYCVIPPNSFALARTVEYFRIPRSVLTICLGKSTYARCGIIVNVTPFEPEWEGYVTLEFSNTTPLPAKIYAGEGCAQVIFFESDEICETSYRDRGGKYQGQVGVTLPKI; encoded by the coding sequence ATGGCCATCAAGTCGGACAAATGGATTCGCCGCATGGCGCGGGAGTACGGCATGATCGAGCCGTTTTCTCCTGAACTGGTGCGCGAAGTGGATGGCCAGAAGATCGTCTCCTACGGCACTTCCAGCTACGGTTACGACATCCGCTGTGCGGACGAATTCCGCGTGTTCACCAATATCAACCACACCATCGTCGACCCCAAGGCCTTCGATCCCGATTCCTTCGTCGAGGTCTCGGGCAAGGGCTATTGCGTGATCCCGCCCAACTCCTTCGCGCTGGCCCGCACCGTCGAGTATTTCCGCATCCCGAGGAGCGTCCTGACCATTTGCCTTGGCAAGAGCACCTATGCGCGCTGCGGCATCATCGTCAACGTCACGCCGTTCGAGCCGGAATGGGAAGGCTATGTGACGCTCGAGTTCTCCAACACCACCCCGCTGCCCGCCAAAATCTATGCTGGTGAAGGCTGCGCCCAGGTGATCTTCTTCGAATCCGACGAGATCTGCGAAACCTCCTACCGCGACCGCGGCGGGAAATACCAGGGGCAGGTCGGCGTCACCCTGCCAAAGATCTAG
- the apbC gene encoding iron-sulfur cluster carrier protein ApbC, whose amino-acid sequence MSLSVEAIQEALKSVIDPNTGKDLVSTRSAKNIKIDGNDVSLDVELGYPAKSQIDPIRKMVIDAIKTVPGVGNVSANVYQKIVSHAVQKGVKLIPGVKNIIAVASGKGGVGKSTTAVNLALALAAEGANVGLLDADIYGPSQPQMLGIPDSQPESTDGRKLEPMMAHGIQAMSIGFLIDPETPMVWRGPMVTQALNQLLGDTNWKDLDYLVVDLPPGTGDIQLTLAQQVPVTGAVIVTTPQDIALLDARKGLKMFEKVGIPILGIVENMSIHICSKCGHEEHIFGEGGGKKMCEDYEVEFLGALPLDKNIREQVDSGHPTVVADPNGRVAEIYRTIARRIGVKIAEQAKDHSSKFPTIVVQNT is encoded by the coding sequence ATGTCCCTCAGCGTAGAAGCCATTCAGGAAGCCCTCAAGTCGGTCATCGACCCCAATACAGGCAAGGATCTCGTCAGCACCCGGAGCGCCAAGAACATCAAGATCGACGGCAACGACGTCTCGCTCGACGTCGAGCTCGGCTATCCGGCCAAGAGCCAGATCGACCCGATCCGCAAGATGGTCATCGATGCGATCAAGACCGTGCCGGGTGTCGGCAACGTCTCCGCCAACGTCTATCAGAAGATCGTCTCGCATGCGGTGCAGAAAGGCGTGAAGCTGATTCCCGGCGTGAAGAACATCATCGCCGTCGCCTCGGGCAAGGGCGGAGTGGGCAAGTCGACCACCGCCGTCAACCTCGCTCTGGCGCTCGCCGCCGAAGGCGCCAATGTCGGCCTGCTCGACGCCGATATCTACGGTCCCTCGCAGCCGCAGATGCTCGGCATCCCGGACAGCCAGCCGGAATCGACCGATGGCCGCAAGCTCGAGCCGATGATGGCTCACGGCATCCAGGCGATGTCGATCGGCTTCCTGATCGACCCGGAAACGCCGATGGTCTGGCGCGGCCCGATGGTCACCCAGGCGCTCAACCAGCTCCTCGGCGACACCAACTGGAAAGATCTCGACTATCTGGTCGTCGATCTGCCGCCGGGCACCGGCGACATCCAGCTCACCCTGGCCCAGCAGGTGCCGGTCACCGGCGCGGTGATCGTCACCACGCCGCAGGACATCGCGCTGCTCGATGCCAGGAAGGGCCTCAAGATGTTCGAGAAGGTCGGCATCCCAATCCTGGGCATCGTCGAGAACATGAGCATCCATATTTGCTCAAAGTGTGGCCATGAGGAGCATATCTTCGGCGAAGGCGGCGGCAAGAAGATGTGCGAGGACTACGAAGTGGAATTCCTCGGCGCCCTGCCGCTCGACAAGAACATCCGCGAGCAGGTCGACTCCGGCCATCCCACCGTCGTCGCCGACCCGAATGGCCGCGTCGCCGAGATCTACCGCACCATCGCGCGGCGCATCGGCGTCAAGATCGCCGAGCAGGCCAAGGATCATTCGTCGAAATTCCCGACCATCGTCGTACAGAACACCTGA
- the metG gene encoding methionine--tRNA ligase — protein MSSRQILVTSALPYANGAIHLGHLVEYIQTDIWVRFQKMRGHECWYVCADDTHGTPIMLRAEKEGIAPEQLIARVHGEHLRDFTGFHIAFDNYYTTHSEETRFYSEDIYRKLKAAGLIEVRAIEQYYDPVKNMFLPDRFIKGECPKCGAKDQYGDSCEACGAAYAPTDLINPYSAVSGAKPVLKSSDHYFFKLSDPRCQTFLREWTRKGSLQTEAANKLAEWLGAEGENKLTDWDISRDAPYFGFEIPDAPGKYFYVWLDAPIGYMGSFKNLCTKMGLDFDAYWKPDSKAELYHFIGKDILYFHALFWPAELKFAGYRTPTNVFAHGFLTVDGAKMSKSRGTFITAESYLKQGLSPEWLRYYFAAKLNGTMEDIDLNLEDFVSRVNADLIGKFINIASRAAGFITKQFGGRLLDEPFQERFMGSLPELMLAAEEIASHYEARDFARAVRRIMALADQVNQYVDHHQPWKLAKQGGRERELHVVCTMLINAFRLLTLYLKPVLPKLAKQAEEFLNVAPLTWHDAAHLLPPAHLINPYEHLMTRIEMKQIDALLAANRETLAPAADAHSPQRHAQHQVGEKPAEAAQIGIEDFAKVDLRIARIADASHVEGAEKLIRLTLDLGPLGTRQVFAGIKSAYDPAQLIGRLTVMVANLAPRKMKFGVSEGMVLAASDPTGEHPGLFLLSPDAGAFPGMQVK, from the coding sequence ATGAGCTCCCGCCAGATTCTCGTCACCTCCGCCCTGCCGTACGCCAACGGCGCCATCCATCTCGGCCACCTCGTCGAATACATCCAGACCGACATCTGGGTGCGCTTCCAGAAGATGCGCGGCCACGAGTGTTGGTATGTCTGCGCCGACGATACGCACGGCACGCCGATCATGCTGCGCGCGGAGAAGGAAGGCATTGCGCCGGAGCAGCTCATCGCCCGCGTCCATGGCGAGCATCTGCGCGATTTCACCGGCTTTCACATCGCCTTCGACAACTATTACACCACGCACTCCGAGGAGACGCGCTTCTATTCGGAAGACATCTACCGCAAGCTCAAGGCGGCCGGACTGATCGAGGTGCGCGCGATCGAGCAGTATTACGATCCGGTGAAGAACATGTTCCTGCCCGACCGCTTCATCAAGGGCGAGTGCCCGAAGTGTGGGGCCAAGGATCAGTATGGCGACTCCTGCGAGGCCTGCGGCGCGGCCTATGCGCCGACCGACCTGATCAATCCCTATTCCGCCGTCTCCGGCGCGAAGCCCGTACTCAAGTCGTCCGATCATTATTTCTTCAAGCTCTCCGACCCGCGCTGCCAAACTTTCCTGCGCGAATGGACGCGCAAGGGCAGCCTGCAAACCGAGGCCGCCAACAAGCTCGCCGAATGGCTGGGAGCGGAGGGTGAGAACAAGCTCACGGACTGGGACATTTCGCGCGATGCGCCTTATTTCGGCTTCGAGATTCCGGATGCGCCGGGCAAATACTTCTACGTCTGGCTCGACGCGCCGATTGGTTACATGGGCTCGTTCAAGAACCTCTGCACGAAAATGGGACTCGATTTCGACGCCTACTGGAAGCCCGATTCAAAAGCCGAGCTCTACCACTTCATCGGCAAGGACATCCTCTACTTTCATGCGCTGTTCTGGCCGGCCGAGCTGAAATTCGCCGGCTATCGCACGCCGACCAACGTCTTCGCCCATGGCTTCTTGACCGTCGATGGCGCGAAGATGTCGAAGTCGCGCGGCACCTTCATCACCGCCGAGAGCTATCTCAAGCAGGGTCTCAGCCCCGAGTGGCTGCGCTACTACTTCGCCGCGAAACTGAACGGCACGATGGAGGACATCGACCTCAACCTCGAGGATTTCGTTTCCCGCGTCAATGCCGATCTGATCGGCAAGTTCATCAACATCGCCAGCCGCGCCGCCGGCTTCATCACCAAGCAATTCGGCGGCCGCCTGCTCGACGAGCCCTTCCAGGAGCGCTTCATGGGCAGCCTGCCCGAGCTGATGCTCGCGGCCGAGGAGATCGCCAGCCATTACGAGGCGCGCGATTTCGCCCGCGCCGTGCGGCGCATCATGGCACTCGCCGACCAGGTCAATCAGTACGTCGATCATCACCAGCCGTGGAAACTGGCGAAGCAGGGAGGCAGGGAACGCGAACTGCACGTGGTATGCACGATGCTGATCAACGCCTTCCGGCTGCTGACGCTGTATCTGAAGCCCGTGCTGCCGAAGCTGGCCAAGCAGGCCGAGGAATTCCTCAACGTCGCGCCGCTCACCTGGCACGATGCGGCGCATCTGCTGCCGCCGGCGCATCTGATCAACCCTTACGAGCACCTGATGACGCGCATCGAGATGAAACAGATCGACGCCCTCTTGGCAGCCAACCGGGAGACGCTCGCGCCCGCCGCCGACGCCCATTCGCCGCAACGCCACGCCCAGCACCAGGTCGGGGAAAAGCCCGCCGAGGCGGCGCAGATCGGCATCGAGGATTTCGCCAAGGTCGACCTACGCATCGCGCGCATCGCCGATGCCTCCCATGTCGAAGGGGCGGAAAAGCTCATCAGGCTCACGCTCGATCTCGGTCCGCTGGGCACCCGGCAGGTGTTCGCCGGCATCAAATCGGCCTACGATCCGGCCCAGCTGATTGGGCGCCTGACGGTGATGGTCGCCAACCTCGCGCCGCGCAAGATGAAGTTCGGTGTCTCCGAAGGCATGGTGCTCGCCGCCTCCGATCCGACCGGCGAACATCCCGGCCTGTTCCTGCTCTCGCCCGATGCCGGCGCGTTCCCGGGCATGCAGGTGAAATGA
- a CDS encoding acylphosphatase, with product MSREIRHLVITGRVQGVAYRASMAREAERLGVTGWVRNRSDGSVEAMVAGTAEQVAAIMNWARRGPPAAQVDHVAVELGEGEFSGFELRASL from the coding sequence ATGAGCCGCGAAATCCGGCATCTCGTCATCACCGGCCGCGTGCAGGGTGTCGCCTACCGCGCCAGCATGGCGCGCGAGGCGGAGCGGCTGGGGGTTACCGGCTGGGTGAGGAATCGCAGTGACGGCAGCGTCGAGGCGATGGTGGCTGGCACCGCCGAGCAGGTCGCCGCGATCATGAACTGGGCGCGCCGCGGGCCGCCCGCAGCGCAAGTCGATCACGTCGCCGTGGAGCTGGGCGAGGGGGAATTTTCCGGCTTCGAGCTGCGCGCCTCGCTGTAA